Genomic segment of Truepera radiovictrix DSM 17093:
ACCTCGCTGAGCTCGCCGAACTCGGCGTAGTCGGTTTCAAGGCGTTTATGTGCCCCTCGGGGATCCCCGAGTTTCGCGCCGCCGACGACGAGACCCTCTTCGAGGGGCTGACGCGCGCCGCTATGCTCGGGCTCCCCGTCGCCGTGCACGCCGAGAGCGCGGCGATCACGGGCGCGCTCGCCGCGCGCGCCCGCGCGGCGGGGGGGCGGGGCGTGCGCGACTACCTCGCCTCGAGGCCCCCCGTGGCGGAGCTCGAGGCCGTCTCCCGCGCCCTCTACCTCGCCGAGGCCGCGGGGGCCGAGGTGCACCTCGTCCACCTCAGCACCGCGCGCGCCACGCAGCTCGTCGCGGCGGCCAGGGCGCGGGGTGTGCGCGCGAGCTGCGAGACCTGCCCGCACTACCTGCTCTTTACCGACGAGGACGCCGCGCGTCTGGGCGCCCCCCTCAAGTGCGCTCCGCCGGTGCGCTCCGCCGCCGAGCGCCAGGCGTTGCTGGGGGCTCTCTGCGCCGGCGAGGTCGACCTCGTCGCCTCCGACCACTCGCCTGCGCCCCCCGAGCTCAAGGCCTCCGAGGACGCGTTCGCGGTGTGGGGCGGCGTCTCCGGCGTTCAGACGACGCGCGCGGCGCTGCTATCGCTCGGGCTCACGCTCCCCGAGGTCGCTCGCCTCACCGCCGCCGCCCCCGCCGCGCGCTTCCGGCTGCCGCGCAAGGGGCGGCTCGCGCCCGGGATGGACGCCGACGTGACGCTCCTCGACCTGAGCGCCACGACCACCTTCACGCCCGAGAACCTCCTCACCCGCCACAAGGTGAGCCCGTACGTGGGGCGGACGCTGCCGGGGCGCGTCGTCGCCACCTACGGGCGGGGCCGCCTCCTCTTCGAGGCGGGCGCGCCGCCCACGCTCCCCCCCGTGACGGGCCGCTTCGTCCGCCCCACCGCTGAAAGGACCCCATGACGCTCACCCCCTTCGGCCACACCCGCACCCGCGTCACCCCCACGCACGCCCTACTCAGTCCCGACGGCCACGTCGCCACCCGGCTCCCGGGGTGGGAGGCGACGGACACCGTGGTGCTCATCTCGCCGCAGCTCGGCGCGCGCTTTACGCAGCTTTTGGCGCACCTCGGCGCGGGCGGGGCCTGGTCGGGGGCGGTGCCCGGGGGGCTCGAGCGCTTCGTCTTCGTCGTCGCTGGCGAGGTTGTGCTGGCGCTCGCCGGCGAGACCCACGCGCTCCCCCCCCACGGCTACGCCTACGTCCCCCCTGAGACGCCCCACACCCTGCGCGCGGCCGCCCCGGCGACGCTCTGCGTCTTCGAGCGCCGCTACGTCCCCCTCGACGGTGCAAGTAGGTCATCGGCGCTAGCCGAAGGGCCCGTGGCCCTAACCTCGGCGCCGGAGGTCGTGGTCGGCAACGCGGCCGAGGTACCCGGCGAACCCTTTTTGGGCGACGAGGGGGTGCGGGTCCGCAAGCTGCTGCCCGAGGCGCGGGCCTTTGACCTCATGGTGAGCACCATGACCTTCGCGCCGGGCTCGAGCCTGCCCTACGCCGAGACGCACGTCATGGAGCACGGGCTGCTGATGCTCGCGGGCGGCGGCGTCTACCGGCTCGCCGAGAGCTGGTACCCGGTCGCGGCGGGCGACGCCATCTACATGGCGCCCTACTGCCCGCAGTGGTTCGGCGCCCTCGGCAAGGTGCCGAGCACCTATCTGCTCTACAAGGACGCGCCGCGCGAACCGTTCGCGCTCGAGGCCGGAAGCTGATGGAGCTGCCCGTCGACGCCGCCCGCATAAGCCGCGAGCTCGACACCCTCGCGGGGTTTACGGACGACCCCGCCCCGGCCGTGACCCGCGTCGTCTACACCCCGACCGACCTCAAAGCGCGCGCCTACGTGCGCGCGCTTTTGCGCGAGGCCGGCCTGACGCTGCGCGAGGACGGCCTGGGCAACCTCTTCGCCCGCTGGGAGGGGGCGCGCCCCGAGCTCTCGGCCGTGGCCACGGGGTCG
This window contains:
- the allE gene encoding (S)-ureidoglycine aminohydrolase is translated as MTLTPFGHTRTRVTPTHALLSPDGHVATRLPGWEATDTVVLISPQLGARFTQLLAHLGAGGAWSGAVPGGLERFVFVVAGEVVLALAGETHALPPHGYAYVPPETPHTLRAAAPATLCVFERRYVPLDGASRSSALAEGPVALTSAPEVVVGNAAEVPGEPFLGDEGVRVRKLLPEARAFDLMVSTMTFAPGSSLPYAETHVMEHGLLMLAGGGVYRLAESWYPVAAGDAIYMAPYCPQWFGALGKVPSTYLLYKDAPREPFALEAGS
- the allB gene encoding allantoinase AllB → MLDLALRGGLVVTPEGVREGDVGFEGGMVAEVGAVGRARAERDVRGLYVLPGLIDVHVHFNEPGRTHWEGFATGSAALAAGGGTLFAEMPLNAHPPLLRAADFHAKVAAAAALSRTDFALWGGLTPDNLEHLAELAELGVVGFKAFMCPSGIPEFRAADDETLFEGLTRAAMLGLPVAVHAESAAITGALAARARAAGGRGVRDYLASRPPVAELEAVSRALYLAEAAGAEVHLVHLSTARATQLVAAARARGVRASCETCPHYLLFTDEDAARLGAPLKCAPPVRSAAERQALLGALCAGEVDLVASDHSPAPPELKASEDAFAVWGGVSGVQTTRAALLSLGLTLPEVARLTAAAPAARFRLPRKGRLAPGMDADVTLLDLSATTTFTPENLLTRHKVSPYVGRTLPGRVVATYGRGRLLFEAGAPPTLPPVTGRFVRPTAERTP